The proteins below come from a single Treponema phagedenis genomic window:
- a CDS encoding N-6 DNA methylase, which produces MDIQIKDKKIFAPLKNKWLMLQPEEEVRQKYICRLVNNYGFSLEQMEQEVQVTNSQRGQGRARADIVVWRNTDDKVNSRSPIIIVECKAESITIHEEDYFQGYNYASWAGAEFFVTTNLKETRIFKVIKGEIPQRLEEIIDIPNAKQANNQKEIDKLLNQTKAFTRDEFSKLLFKCHNIIRNNDKLSPEAAFDEISKVLFIKIRYERQNNEGQIFSYDRFVDNRKNYDILNREMGVTNATPFYQNLFEKTKQEFANDKLFDDNAKIEIRENSFEQIVKELQIYNLSTTSDDVKGIAFEQFLGKTFRGELGQFFTPRTIVNFMVSVLDPQEGEYICDPCCGSGGFLIKAFEYVREKIEKDIVAQKEKIKADLYDEKYEKMSDDEKKQIDHKMSEVANKLNEELNILNDNGRLRSLSYDCIYGTDANPRMARTSKMNMIMHGDGHGGVHHHDGLLNVNGIFENRFDVILTNPPFGARVEKDLKISYADMFTDEEKIEEYTARYGEAYKEALKQVNDNINKSLLSLYKIGSGLTEVLFIERCLNLLVPGGRMGIVLPEGVLNNTNLQKVRDFVESKAKILLIVSIPQDVFIASGATVKPSLLFFKKFNEEEAKQYADIEEDATNEVNKKYADELSQIDAQLAKRGKEALPQEKKKELRTQRKKIEGQKASEIKAIIKERFDYQIPIAEVQKAGISTTGTEIENELIPLAEEFMNYRKGKNLWSVPIKTVNYNLGDDGAVYRIRIADNETSEPEIFYGVKK; this is translated from the coding sequence ATGGATATACAAATAAAAGACAAAAAAATTTTTGCACCATTAAAAAATAAATGGCTCATGCTGCAACCTGAAGAAGAGGTCAGACAAAAATATATTTGTCGGTTGGTGAATAATTACGGATTTTCACTTGAACAGATGGAACAAGAGGTGCAAGTAACAAACTCGCAGCGCGGACAAGGGAGGGCACGTGCGGATATTGTAGTATGGAGAAATACTGACGATAAGGTCAATTCAAGATCTCCAATCATTATTGTAGAGTGCAAGGCTGAATCAATAACCATTCACGAAGAAGATTATTTTCAAGGCTATAATTATGCATCTTGGGCGGGTGCAGAGTTTTTTGTTACTACCAATCTAAAAGAAACACGTATTTTTAAAGTTATCAAAGGAGAAATTCCTCAACGACTTGAGGAAATTATTGATATCCCCAACGCCAAACAAGCTAACAACCAAAAGGAAATAGACAAATTACTAAACCAAACTAAGGCTTTTACGCGTGACGAATTTTCCAAATTGCTTTTCAAATGTCACAATATTATTAGAAACAATGATAAGCTTTCTCCTGAAGCCGCTTTCGATGAAATCAGTAAAGTGCTATTTATAAAAATACGCTATGAACGTCAAAATAATGAAGGACAAATTTTCTCATATGATAGATTTGTAGACAATCGCAAAAACTATGACATACTTAATAGAGAAATGGGCGTAACAAATGCAACCCCTTTCTACCAAAACCTATTTGAAAAAACAAAACAAGAATTCGCTAATGACAAGCTTTTTGATGATAATGCAAAAATAGAAATTCGCGAAAATAGTTTTGAACAAATTGTAAAAGAGTTGCAAATTTACAATCTTTCTACGACTTCGGATGATGTAAAAGGAATTGCATTTGAACAATTCCTTGGAAAAACATTCCGCGGTGAATTGGGTCAATTTTTTACACCTCGAACAATTGTAAATTTTATGGTCTCGGTACTTGACCCGCAAGAGGGAGAGTATATCTGCGATCCATGTTGCGGGAGCGGAGGCTTTTTAATCAAAGCCTTTGAGTATGTTCGCGAAAAAATCGAAAAAGATATCGTAGCCCAAAAAGAAAAGATAAAAGCCGACTTATATGATGAAAAATATGAAAAAATGTCGGATGATGAGAAAAAACAAATTGATCATAAAATGAGCGAGGTTGCAAATAAGCTAAATGAAGAACTAAACATATTGAATGATAACGGACGGCTTCGATCACTTTCGTACGACTGTATATATGGAACGGACGCTAACCCGCGCATGGCTCGTACTTCAAAAATGAATATGATTATGCACGGCGACGGACACGGAGGCGTACATCATCACGATGGATTACTTAATGTAAACGGAATCTTTGAGAATCGCTTTGATGTTATTTTAACCAATCCGCCTTTCGGAGCACGAGTAGAAAAAGATTTAAAAATTTCTTATGCTGATATGTTTACCGATGAAGAAAAAATTGAAGAATACACAGCACGATACGGTGAAGCATACAAAGAAGCTTTAAAGCAAGTCAATGACAATATAAACAAATCTCTATTAAGTTTATACAAAATAGGTAGTGGGCTTACAGAAGTACTTTTCATTGAGCGATGCTTAAATTTATTGGTACCGGGCGGTCGAATGGGAATTGTATTGCCCGAAGGAGTTTTAAATAATACCAATTTACAAAAAGTTCGCGACTTTGTAGAAAGCAAAGCAAAAATCCTGCTCATAGTTTCTATTCCGCAAGATGTATTTATCGCATCCGGCGCAACAGTAAAACCGAGCCTTTTATTCTTTAAGAAATTCAACGAAGAGGAAGCCAAGCAATATGCCGATATAGAGGAAGATGCAACAAACGAAGTAAACAAAAAATATGCAGATGAGCTTTCTCAAATTGATGCGCAACTTGCAAAACGAGGAAAAGAGGCTCTACCACAAGAAAAGAAAAAAGAATTGAGAACACAACGAAAAAAAATCGAAGGGCAAAAAGCATCCGAGATAAAAGCCATCATCAAAGAACGCTTTGATTATCAAATACCTATTGCGGAAGTTCAAAAAGCAGGTATCAGCACAACAGGAACTGAAATAGAAAACGAACTTATTCCTTTAGCGGAAGAATTTATGAACTATCGGAAAGGAAAAAACTTGTGGAGCGTCCCTATAAAAACAGTCAATTATAATTTAGGAGACGACGGAGCTGTTTACCGTATTCGCATTGCAGACAATGAAACATCAGAGCCTGAAATATTTTACGGAGTAAAAAAGTAA